From the Maioricimonas rarisocia genome, one window contains:
- the fdhF gene encoding formate dehydrogenase subunit alpha: MADVIAPPGTVTLQIDGRDVTVPEGTTIWEAAREAGIEIPALCHEPGLDPVGVCRMCVVDVGERVMAASCVRECREGLQVETASEKVERQRRMLTRLLMRDYPDAERRQPSASGCELQSLASRFDLVDESGRHTDEGILAEPTGIPQDVSGDAATGNRLDLSSPVIAVDHDACILCDRCIRACDDVQNNDVIGRTGKGHATRIAFDLDVPMGQSTCVSCGECAAACPTDALTHKQITLPVIPQPEDRQVESVCPYCGVGCATEYTVRDNSIVLCDGRESPVNHERLCVKGRYGWDYTMHPQRLTTPLIRRDDAYPKGPLSGDVVGTSSRKRRKPGGIVDYDEVLPAFREATWEEALDLVAERLTGIRSEHGSSALAGFGSAKCSNEEAYLFQKLLRAGLGTNNVDHCTRLCHASSVAALMETIGSGAVTNVFADVANADVCLVTGSNTTANHPVAATFIKEAVRNGTKLLCVDPRGHTLTDFASHFAQIRSGSDVAFYNAVMHVLIAEGLIDEQFVAERTEGFDELKKLVLRDFAPEQASSICGIEPDELRAIARTIGQPLEDGRRPRMLVFWGMGISQHTHGTDNARCLISLCLLTGNVGKPGTGLHPLRGQNNVQGASDAGLIPMVYPDYQPVSDPEIRAKFERAWGVELDPEPGLTVVEIVKGALGKSIRGMYILGENPFLSDPNINKVRAALSSLDFLVVQDIFLAETAEFADVILPASSYFEKDGTFTNTDRRVQVGRKVLDSPGEARQDWQVICDIARRIGLPMEYASSAEVFDEFAALTGHYRGLTHENLGSTGKLWPCPDPEHEDGVQILFGDRFPTASGRGKLVPCPYLPADELPDEEYPLILNTGRVLEHWHTGSMTRRSRALDAIQPNAFVAIHPDDLTRLGIVDGTRVQVSSRRGTIELEARADRTVEIGTVFIPFHFREAAANVLTTDALDPFGKIPEFKFCAVRVEAAAESAPVST; the protein is encoded by the coding sequence ATGGCTGACGTAATCGCTCCCCCCGGTACGGTGACATTGCAGATCGACGGTCGCGACGTGACCGTCCCGGAAGGCACGACGATCTGGGAAGCGGCACGCGAGGCCGGCATCGAGATTCCCGCACTCTGCCACGAACCGGGCCTCGATCCGGTTGGCGTCTGCCGGATGTGCGTGGTGGATGTCGGTGAACGGGTGATGGCCGCCTCCTGCGTCCGCGAATGCCGCGAGGGCCTGCAGGTCGAGACGGCATCGGAGAAGGTCGAACGGCAGCGGCGGATGCTGACGCGGTTGCTGATGCGCGACTATCCGGATGCCGAACGACGTCAGCCGTCCGCATCCGGGTGCGAGCTGCAGAGTCTGGCCAGCCGTTTCGATCTTGTCGACGAGTCCGGCCGTCACACTGATGAAGGCATTCTCGCCGAGCCGACCGGCATACCTCAGGATGTCTCGGGCGACGCGGCCACCGGCAACCGGCTCGACCTATCTTCACCGGTCATTGCCGTCGATCATGATGCGTGCATCCTGTGTGACCGGTGCATCCGTGCCTGCGACGACGTGCAGAACAATGACGTCATTGGCCGGACCGGCAAGGGACACGCCACACGCATCGCGTTCGACCTCGACGTCCCCATGGGACAGAGCACGTGCGTGTCCTGCGGTGAATGTGCGGCAGCCTGCCCGACGGATGCCCTGACGCACAAGCAGATCACGCTGCCGGTCATCCCGCAGCCGGAGGATCGCCAGGTCGAGTCGGTCTGCCCGTATTGTGGAGTCGGGTGTGCGACCGAGTACACCGTCCGAGACAACAGCATCGTCCTCTGCGACGGTCGCGAGAGTCCCGTCAATCACGAGCGACTGTGTGTGAAGGGGCGCTACGGCTGGGACTACACGATGCATCCCCAGCGGCTCACCACGCCGCTCATCCGCCGCGACGATGCCTACCCCAAGGGGCCACTGTCGGGCGACGTTGTCGGGACCTCCAGCCGCAAACGTCGCAAACCGGGTGGCATCGTCGATTACGACGAAGTCCTTCCCGCCTTCCGCGAGGCAACGTGGGAGGAAGCCCTCGACCTGGTGGCTGAGCGACTGACCGGTATTCGTAGCGAGCACGGGAGCAGCGCACTGGCCGGGTTCGGCTCCGCAAAGTGCTCGAACGAAGAGGCGTACCTGTTCCAGAAGCTGTTGCGGGCCGGGCTGGGAACGAACAATGTCGATCACTGCACGCGGCTGTGTCATGCCTCGTCGGTCGCGGCCCTGATGGAGACGATCGGCTCCGGTGCGGTCACGAACGTTTTTGCCGATGTTGCCAATGCCGATGTCTGCCTGGTGACCGGCTCGAACACGACCGCCAATCACCCGGTCGCGGCGACGTTCATCAAGGAAGCGGTTCGCAACGGGACGAAGCTGCTCTGCGTCGATCCTCGCGGGCACACATTGACCGATTTCGCTTCCCATTTCGCACAGATTCGCTCCGGCTCGGACGTCGCCTTCTACAACGCCGTCATGCATGTGCTGATTGCGGAGGGCCTGATCGACGAGCAGTTCGTGGCCGAGCGAACCGAAGGTTTCGACGAGCTGAAGAAGCTTGTGCTGCGCGACTTCGCGCCGGAACAGGCTTCATCGATCTGCGGCATCGAACCGGACGAACTGCGGGCGATTGCACGAACGATCGGGCAACCGCTGGAAGATGGTCGGCGGCCGCGAATGCTCGTCTTCTGGGGAATGGGGATCTCGCAGCACACCCACGGAACCGACAATGCCCGCTGTCTGATCTCACTCTGTCTGCTGACGGGCAACGTCGGCAAGCCGGGCACGGGTCTGCATCCGCTGCGGGGCCAGAACAATGTCCAGGGGGCCAGCGACGCCGGGCTGATTCCGATGGTCTACCCCGACTACCAGCCGGTGAGCGATCCGGAAATCCGGGCGAAGTTCGAGCGGGCCTGGGGCGTCGAACTCGATCCCGAACCGGGGCTGACGGTCGTCGAGATCGTCAAGGGGGCGCTCGGGAAGTCGATCCGCGGGATGTACATCCTCGGAGAGAATCCGTTCCTCAGCGATCCGAACATCAACAAGGTCCGTGCGGCCCTGTCGAGCCTCGACTTCCTCGTCGTGCAGGACATCTTCCTGGCGGAGACCGCCGAGTTCGCCGACGTGATTCTGCCGGCGAGCAGCTACTTCGAGAAAGACGGCACGTTCACCAATACCGACCGCCGTGTTCAGGTGGGACGCAAGGTGCTCGATTCTCCCGGCGAGGCCCGCCAGGACTGGCAGGTGATCTGTGACATCGCCCGGCGGATCGGCCTGCCAATGGAGTACGCTTCGTCGGCGGAGGTATTCGACGAGTTTGCGGCGCTGACCGGTCATTATCGGGGACTCACTCACGAAAACCTCGGATCGACCGGCAAGCTCTGGCCGTGTCCCGATCCCGAGCATGAGGACGGCGTGCAGATCCTCTTTGGTGACCGTTTTCCGACGGCGAGTGGGCGTGGGAAACTGGTCCCCTGCCCTTACCTGCCAGCGGACGAACTTCCCGACGAAGAGTACCCGCTGATTCTCAATACCGGGCGAGTCCTCGAGCACTGGCACACCGGCAGCATGACGCGACGGAGTCGGGCGCTCGACGCGATCCAGCCGAATGCGTTTGTCGCGATCCATCCGGATGATCTGACACGACTGGGGATCGTGGACGGGACTCGCGTGCAGGTCTCCAGCCGGCGGGGCACCATCGAACTGGAAGCGCGGGCAGACCGGACCGTTGAAATCGGGACGGTGTTCATCCCGTTCCATTTCCGCGAAGCAGCCGCGAACGTGCTGACGACCGATGCCCTCGATCCGTTCGGCAAGATCCCCGAGTTCAAGTTCTGTGCGGTCCGGGTGGAGGCGGCGGCCGAATCGGCTCCGGTTTCGACGTGA